A window of the Emys orbicularis isolate rEmyOrb1 chromosome 1, rEmyOrb1.hap1, whole genome shotgun sequence genome harbors these coding sequences:
- the HPX gene encoding hemopexin: protein MCGAVAALSLAWALALGLTHSLPGKPGEAGARFHHGAETQLNDTEVASRCADEGGFDAVTLDEHGVMLFFRGAHVWKGFHGPAQLINASWPEIQGPVDAALRIHHKESPGVHDNVYLFQGERVWAYAGGRLRPGYPRLIGEEFKGVPGDLDSAVECHPEDCTAESLLFFKGGDVFSYDLGLGVLKRRSWPGVSDCSAAARWLGRYYCFQRVHFLRFQPATGLVPSGYPRDARDYFMRCPGRGHGHEARGNATAMGIRDPCSGLAFQAFTADDANRTYAFRGGQYFRLDSKRDGWHSWPLNHTWQELSGQVDSAFNWDKKLYLIQGSQVYIYRVGPGYTLVQGYPRDLQEELGITDADATFTCPHSAELFVIHGNSLERVDLTLSPRSPRPEGPIPHAHVDSAMCNADGVHLFHGNTVHHYASVAELTRSPKPSPPQNMTAVLFGCPH from the exons ATGTGCGGAGCAGTGGCtgccctgtccctggcctgggcgCTGGCGCTGGGGCTCACCCACTCCCT CCCTGGCAAACCGGGGGAGGCCGGAGCGCGGTTCCACCATGGGGCTGAGACCCAGCTCAACGACACAG aggtggcgaGCCGGTGTGCGGACGAGGGGGGCTTTGATGCCGTCACACTGGATGAGCATGGCGTGATGCTCTTCTTCAGAG GTGCCCACGTCTGGAAGGGCTTCCACGGCCCGGCCCAGCTCATCAATGCCAGCTGGCCTGAgatccagggccctgtggacgcTGCGCTGCGCATACACCACAAGGAGTCCCCCGGCGTGCACGACAACGTCTACCTCTTCCAG GGCGAGCGGGTCTGGGCATATGCGGGGGGCCGGCTGCGGCCCGGCTACCCCCGGCTCATCGGGGAGGAATTCAAGGGGGTGCCTGGGGACCTGGACAGCGCCGTGGAGTGTCACCCCGAGGACTGCACGGCCGAGAGCCTTCTCTTCTTCAAGG ggggGGACGTGTTCTCCTACGACCTGGGCCTGGGGGTGCTGAAGCGCCGGTCGTGGCCCGGGGTCAGCGACTGCTCGGCGGCCGCGCGCTGGCTGGGGCGTTATTACTGCTTCCAGCGTGTCCACTTCCTGCGCTTCCAGCCGGCCACGGGCCTGGTGCCGTCCGGCTACCCCCGCGACGCCCGCGACTACTTCATGAGGTGCCCCGGGAGAG GCCACGGGCACGAGGCGCGCGGAAACGCCACCGCCATGGGCATCCGGGACCCCTGCAGCGGCCTCGCCTTCCAGGCCTTCACCGCCGACGACGCCAACCGCACCTACGCCTTCCGGG GGGGGCAGTACTTCCGCCTGGACTCCAAGCGGGATGGCTGGCACTCGTGGCCGCTCAACCACACGTGGCAGGAGCTGAGCGGGCAGGTGGACAGTGCCTTCAACTGGGACAAGAAGCTCTACCTGATCCAG GGCTCCCAGGTCTACATCTACCGGGTGGGCCCAGGCTACACGCTGGTGCAGGGCTACCCCCGCGacttgcaggaggagctgggcatCACGGACGCTGACGCCACCTTCACCTGCCCCCACTCCGCTGAGCTCTTCGTCATCCACG GAAACTCCCTGGAGCGGGTGGATCTGACCCTGAGCCCGCGGAGCCCGAGGCCGGAGGGGCCCATCCCCCACGCCCACGTGGACAGCGCCATGTGCAATGCGGACGGGGTGCACCTCTTCCACGGAAACACCGTCCACCACTACGCCAGCGTGGCCGAGCTCACGAGGAGCCCCAAGCCCTCTCCCCCGCAGAACATGACTGCTGTCCTCTTCGGGTGCCCCCACTGA